One Loxodonta africana isolate mLoxAfr1 chromosome 4, mLoxAfr1.hap2, whole genome shotgun sequence genomic region harbors:
- the LOC135231189 gene encoding lysozyme C isoform X2 — translation MKALLILGLLFLSGTAQGKVFERCELARTLKRYGMDGFRGISLANWVCLTKWESDYNTQATNYNPGDKSTDYGIFQINSHYWCNDGKTPRAVNACGISCYGWHGETIVRTTMSLSTFKAVESNCRAFVLQLAFASFSYKGVVNK, via the exons ATGAAGGCTCTCCTTATTCTGGGCCTTCTCTTCCTTTCTGGCACTGCCCAGGGCAAGGTCTTTGAAAGGTGCGAGTTGGCCAGAACTCTGAAACGGTATGGAATGGATGGCTTCAGGGGGATCAGCCTGGCAAACT GGGTGTGTTTGACCAAATGGGAGAGTGATTACAACACCCAAGCTACAAACTACAATCCTGGAGACAAAAGCACTGATTACGGGATTTTTCAGATCAATAGCCACTACTGGTGTAATGATGGCAAAACCCCAAGAGCAGTTAACGCCTGTGGCATATCCTGCTACG GGTGGCATGGAGAAACCATTGTCAGAACCACGATGTCACTCAGTACATTCAAGGCTGTGGAGTCTAACTGCAGAGCTTTTGTTCTTCAACTCGCTTTTGCCTCTTTTTCATATAAGGGAGTAGTAAATAAGTGA
- the LOC135231189 gene encoding lysozyme C, kidney isozyme isoform X1, with translation MKALLILGLLFLSGTAQGKVFERCELARTLKRYGMDGFRGISLANWVCLTKWESDYNTQATNYNPGDKSTDYGIFQINSHYWCNDGKTPRAVNACGISCYALLQDDITQAVACAKRVVSDPQGIRAWVAWRNHCQNHDVTQYIQGCGV, from the exons ATGAAGGCTCTCCTTATTCTGGGCCTTCTCTTCCTTTCTGGCACTGCCCAGGGCAAGGTCTTTGAAAGGTGCGAGTTGGCCAGAACTCTGAAACGGTATGGAATGGATGGCTTCAGGGGGATCAGCCTGGCAAACT GGGTGTGTTTGACCAAATGGGAGAGTGATTACAACACCCAAGCTACAAACTACAATCCTGGAGACAAAAGCACTGATTACGGGATTTTTCAGATCAATAGCCACTACTGGTGTAATGATGGCAAAACCCCAAGAGCAGTTAACGCCTGTGGCATATCCTGCTACG CTTTGCTGCAAGATGATATCACTCAAGCTGTAGCTTGTGCGAAAAGGGTTGTCAGTGATCCACAAGGCAttagagcatg GGTGGCATGGAGAAACCATTGTCAGAACCACGATGTCACTCAGTACATTCAAGGCTGTGGAGTCTAA